GTTTCTTGACCTCCTCGACGGCCTTGACCTCGCCGTCAAGGCCGTCTACCTCGATCGCGGATTCTACAACAGCACCTGCCTCAGCCTGCTGTACGCGCACAACTACGCCTACGTCATGCCGATCGTCAAGTGGGGGAAGACGATCCAAGACGAACTCAGCAGAGGATGGAGCCGCGAGATCGAACACGATCTCGCCGGCAAAGTGACGTTCCCCGTGTTCATCGACTGCGTCTACCAGCAAGGACGATACGACGAACAGGGGGTGGCGCGTCACGGCTATGCCGCTGACGCGCCGTTCATCGACACGCCACGAGATGCACGGGAGCACTACAGCAAGCGCTTCGGCATCGAATCGAGCTACCGATTAGCCAAGCAGAGCCTCGCGTTTACCAGTTCTCAGGACGCTGGGCTACGGCTGGTGATGTTTGTGGTGAGTCTGCTGCTCCAGAACAGCTGGCGGTATCTCCACTGGAGGTACGTGGCGGCGCCCCGCCGAGGGGGGCGCCGCCTCTGGAGATGGCCGTTCAGGGAGTTCTGTGAGATGGTACTCCGGGCAGCCTGGACAGCACTTGGCGTCCGTAGAGCTGTCCCAGCGAATCAACCGCTTGATGACCGGTTCTTCCGGTAGCTGTCCCGAATGAGGACAGCGGTCGTGAGTGGCAACGCTGTCGCGTCGGCGGGGATCTGCCGCCGACAGCGACTGGCCAGCACCCAAACTCGGTTGTCGAAAACAGAACTCACCGTCTCAATCCGTTCGAATGCTATCCAGGTGTCGAAGACAGCGATTCAGCGGCTACTGGACAGGGTCGTGACCTCTTCGATGTGATCGACTGAGAATATTTTGAATCTCAATCAATTCGGAAAGACGAAACCATCCCCGTTCAAGCAGAGCATAGGCACCGAGAATAGTGACTAGAAAACCTGCAAACTGAACAACTCTCCGAGTTGATCATATCTCATACTATTCGACAACAATCCCGGTGACTAAATAAATTCATCCGTCTACTTCTAGAACAGATGACTCGACTTCTCCCGAGAGATACCTGCGGCCGAGATCGGTGATTTTGTAGTATCCATCATCGATACGCTCAACTAGTTCTGCCTGGCGGAGTTTTCGAATTCGCTTATTAACGTAGTTTCGGCTGTAATCCGTGTTGAACGCAATGACAGCAGGAGTAAGAACGAGATCGCTTGATTCGAGAGTCTCCAAGATACGGTCATCTCCCTGAGTCATCCATGTAACCCTCGGCCGAGGCATTTCTCGTTTGTACAAATAGCCGTATCATAGAAGTGCCGAATC
The Halalkaliarchaeum desulfuricum DNA segment above includes these coding regions:
- a CDS encoding ISH3 family transposase; its protein translation is MKPTQADSEIEEEHLLNFVVNSLNEELAIDLGENVEVTTETLYEVLAGASAGGTSINHVCETTDDSPHANTVRGYLTDQFDLDTVEAVGDMLLQRDVLETLPDRPVEVVADLHLDPYYGDEDETEALYFSQAKRGTTAFHAYATLYARVRNKRYTLAVRQVVDGETTSDVLGEFLDLLDGLDLAVKAVYLDRGFYNSTCLSLLYAHNYAYVMPIVKWGKTIQDELSRGWSREIEHDLAGKVTFPVFIDCVYQQGRYDEQGVARHGYAADAPFIDTPRDAREHYSKRFGIESSYRLAKQSLAFTSSQDAGLRLVMFVVSLLLQNSWRYLHWRYVAAPRRGGRRLWRWPFREFCEMVLRAAWTALGVRRAVPANQPLDDRFFR
- a CDS encoding helix-turn-helix domain-containing protein — encoded protein: MTQGDDRILETLESSDLVLTPAVIAFNTDYSRNYVNKRIRKLRQAELVERIDDGYYKITDLGRRYLSGEVESSVLEVDG